The DNA segment TCCTTTGCGACTTCCATCGCTTTACGTCCAATCCCCTTACCATGCAGATGTGGGTAGATGTATATTTTGTGGAGTTTGCAGGTTTGCATTTTCTCCATCTCGCAGGCTATAAATCCCGCAGGTTGCTGGTCGTATTTAAAAATAACCCAGTATACCCCATGGCTTAGTTCCTCTTTTATTCTGTCCGTACTATACAGTTTTTTGAGCATAAAGTCTATTTGCTCTATACTGAGAATTCCGGGGTAGTGCTGATGCCAGATTTCGTCTGCTAAATGTTGAAGCAGCGGTATGTCTTTTTCTGTAGCAGTGTAGAAGTTGATCATATTTATATTAAAGACTGGAGGATTCGGACTTCAGAAGCTTGAGCTGGATTAATGTGTCTAGTTCTGACCGGGAGATAAGTCCCAGATTTTTAGATGGCTTGCCATTGACTGGGATAAAAAGTAAAGTAGGGATAGCAAATATCTTAAACTGTTGAGCCAGTTCACGTTCCTGATCCACATTTACTTTATAGATGATTATATCCTTATTTTCTTTAGCTACTTCAAGTAAAATCGGGGAAAGTTTTCTGCATGGAGTACACCATGTGGCGCAAAAGTCAATGATGACCGGCTTTGGTCCTTTATATTTCCGCTGTTTGTCCAGATTTCCAATTTTTCTCAGGAATTGAGTTTTATTGATATTCTGAATTGCAATGTGTTGTTGGTTTTGGGCTTTAATGTTTGAAATTGAGTATGTTATTATAC comes from the Parabacteroides sp. FAFU027 genome and includes:
- a CDS encoding thioredoxin family protein, translated to MKRTLLILALGIITYSISNIKAQNQQHIAIQNINKTQFLRKIGNLDKQRKYKGPKPVIIDFCATWCTPCRKLSPILLEVAKENKDIIIYKVNVDQERELAQQFKIFAIPTLLFIPVNGKPSKNLGLISRSELDTLIQLKLLKSESSSL
- a CDS encoding GNAT family N-acetyltransferase, whose product is MINFYTATEKDIPLLQHLADEIWHQHYPGILSIEQIDFMLKKLYSTDRIKEELSHGVYWVIFKYDQQPAGFIACEMEKMQTCKLHKIYIYPHLHGKGIGRKAMEVAKEYARSQGASKLKLYVNRGNRASIEAYKRLGFTKEKEVDQYLDKFLLDDYLMCLDL